The DNA window GTTGCATTAGCAAAAAAAGAAGTCATAAAACACAAAGCCAGCGCAGAGATTATTTTCTTCATTACCCTTTTCCTTAAGCTGAAAAGTGGAATGATAACATCACATCAGCGCTTTGTGGCGCAACACCTTCACCGTTCGCTCCTTCCAGTAACCGCCGTAAGGCACCCGCTGGCTGAGCATGCCATACATATGGTGCAGCAACAGGCCATCAGCCAGCAGAATGCCGGCGTGGTTGGCCACCGGCGCCGAAACCTGCATGATCACCATATCTCCGGGGCGCGGCGGGCCATCGAACTCGCGAAAGCCGCAGGCATGCCAGTTATCCAGATAGCGGTTTTCACCCCGCTCCCACCACGGATAATCAACCCGATAATCATGCAGCGCCAAGCCCTGCTCCTGCCGGTAATAGCTCATGATCAGCCCCCAGCAGTCGGTATGCCCCAGCACGAACTGGCGGCCCACCAGCGGCAGTTCCCCGCGCGGCATGATTGTTCTCAAGTCACCCTCCGGCCAGCTGGCGATCGCCCAGGGCAGTTCCATCGCGTCGCACTGCGCCTTGTCCAGTTCACTCGGCTGCGTGGTGGCGTCCGGGTGGCTGTGTACAATGAGGGTGATGGTGCCCCATTCGGCGGCGGCCACGTAGTCTTCCGGTGTCAGATGAAACTGCTCGGTGGGGTTGTCCGCCAGGTTGCGGCACGGGAAATAGCGCTCCACGCGGGATTTTTGCGCCACCACGCCGCAGCATTCGCGCGGGTACTCGGCCCTGGCGTGGGCCATAATGGCCGCCGCAGTTTTTTCTTTCATGTTCGCCCCCTATTGCCGGATCAACGCCGCGCCGGGGAAGCCGCCGAACGGCAACGGCTCGTGCTCGCCAAAGCGTTTCTGGCAGTCGCTCAACAGCCCACCGCAGCGATCCTGGCTCGGGTCACCCACCGGGTTGCCCTTGTCGTCAAAGTAACGGCTACCGGCGTAATCGCAGCCCTTGCCAGTGCGATAGCCACCGCGCGAGCACCAGGTGCACAGGCTGTGGATTTGCCGGGTCGGAATGCGCAATCCCCGCAGGTCCGCCGGGCTGGAGAGTTCGAACTCCACCGCCTCATCGCTTTCCGTCGCCTTGCGATCGATGTAGAACACCTGCAGCTTTTCCTGCAGCGGATCGGCAGAAGGGTTCCCCTGCGGGAAATTGCGGGCGTCAAGGTAGTGCACCAGCGTGTCGTGGATCCGCACCTTGGCCTGCGCCATGTCCTCAAACTGCAGACAGAGTGCGCTGATCAGGCCGTTGATATTGGCGACCGACAGCTTGGGCGCATTGCCCTGGCTATCGGCGGAGATCTCCAGCCCTTCGACGCTAAACGGCCACGGACCGTACTCCAGCCCTTGCCACCAGACCGATTTCGCCGGCAGTTTGGTTTCATCACCGCCGGCGGCGGTCAGCTCTTGCGGCGTAAAAGGCAAAGTATCGCAATGAAAGCGCAGAATATCGGCGCCGAACCGGGTGCCGTCCACCTCAATCAGGCGGATGCGGTTGCCCGGCTCCAGCTTTTGCAAATCTGAATTCAGCATCGTCTCCCCCGGTTAAACGTGGAAGGCCTCGGTAAACGTGGCCGTCAGTGAATAGTTGTCCCCGCCCATAGCGACCGGCTTATAACCCTCGCAGCGGTACAGGCCGGGAACTTGCGTCGGTGGCGTCCATTGGAAGGATTTCACCCCGTGATGATTTTCCAGAAAGACGATGATCGGCGTGATGTAGTCATACTTGCCGACAAAGGTCAGATCCCAGGAGCGCACGATCGGGTTAATGCCGTCGCCAGAGACCTGCGCATAGCCGTCGCCGAACTGCGCCTTTCTGACGCGAAAACGCATATCGCCGGCGGCATTGACGCGCGCCGGAAATTCAAATGTCTGAATGCCCATTACATCCCCTTGATTGCTTTCCAAATCGGCTGGCCCGGCATCAGGTTGCGGTTGATCACCTTCTGGCTTTCCTGCGCGGCGATATTCCCCATCTGTTTACCGAACTCGCCCCATCCCGGATCGGCCTGCGAACTGACGTTGCCGCCGTTCTCAATGGTGATGTAGACATTCGGCGCCGCCGCAGGCTGCTGGCCAGCGCCGATCGCCCGCACGCCGAGCGAACCGTCCGCGCCGCGTTTGAGCGGCATGATGGCCTCCGGCCCGGCCTCGCCCATCAAACCTGCTCCCCTGGCGAACGCGAACAGCGTGGGATTGCTGACGATCTGGCCGCTGAATGCGCTCAGCGAAGGCGAGGCATATACGCCGCCCTTGGCGTTAGGGACATAGCCTTGCCAACCGGTCGGCATGCCCATCGCGCCTGAACCGGCCGCGCCCGCGCCGGTGCTTGCAGCCCCGCCCAGCAAACCGCCGCCGATATTCATAAAGGTGGAAAGAATGGTTCTGGTTAACAGCGCCTGCATCGCCAGATCGATCAGTTGCTGAATGATGGACTGCGTCATGGATGTCATCAAACCGAGCATGCTTTGCTTAAAGTTTTGCGTCCCGGTCAGCAGATCGAACATCATGCCGGAGGTCCGTTCCCGCGTCATATCCACCAGCCCCAGCGCCATCTTGTGCACGCGGCTCTGGCCGCCGAACAGGCTCAGCGCCTGCTGATACTGAGCGTCCGACGATTCTTGCGTCGCCGCCTGCATCAGCTGCTCATAGCGCTGTTTATCCAGAATGCCTTGCTGGTAGTAAGCCTGGTATTGCGCCAGCTGCTGCACCAGCTGGTTGTTAAGGCGAGCGACCGGATCCACATCACCGGCAATGTTCATACGCGGCGCAGCGAGCGCATCGGTTTCAGCCTTCAACCGCTGGCGCGTCGTTTCTTGCTGCTGCATCCGACTGGCGGTCTGGTACTCGCGCTCGGTCAACAGCCGCCCGTCATACAACGCCTTCAGCTCCTTGCCGACCTCCTGCTCTTTGCGCATCGCCGCCTGCCCTGGCGCGTATTGTTCAGCCAGCTGCTGTCGCTGCCGCTGATACTTCTCGGCGTTCAGCGCCATCGCTCGCTGCACATCGGCTTGCCCGGCACCGGCCGTCTTGGCTGCTGACATCAGCTTGGCCTGTGCGCTTTGTTCATCCTGGGTGATTTTTTCGAGGCTGCTCAGATGCGCCTGCTCGATTTCCTGACGCAGTTGTTGGTACTGCTCTAGAGCCTGCTGCCGCTCACGACCACGATTATCTGTACTTACCATATCCAATGGATAATCGGGGGGTGGGGGGCCCATCAACTGTGCTGGCGCAGTAACGGGAAAAATATTGCCGGCCGGCTGATTAAAATGACGAGCGGCCCCTGTCAAAACAAGAAGGTTAGCTTGGTCAATATTTTGCATACTAGTGCGAGTATTTTGAATCCCGATGTCTATTGACTCGAGAGCCGCTTCTGCACGCACCCGCGTAGCTTGCATTTGCTTTTCAACACCAAATATGTCGCCCAGCCGACCTGGGTTACTCTGGATTCGTTCTATTCTCTCGTTTGCATAATTCAACAAATTCTGCTGCTTATCTCGCTCACTAAGCTGTTCTTCGAGCTTCTCACTGAGATCTAATTTTCTCAGGGCAAGTTGCTTACTAGACAGTTTTATAAGCTCTGACGTCGTTAGAATCGCAGCATCTTTCAGACTCACTGCCGCCTCTTTGGCTTGCATCGTTTGTTCATAAAAGTATGCCATCCCCAACCCCGCCTGGATGACAACACCGATCGGGCCGCCAAGCGCCCCCAGCGCGACGTTGGCTACGCGAGAGGCAGCACCAACGCCATCTGTCGCCTGAGCCGCCCCGCGCGCCGCCGCAGCCTGATCGCGCCAGGCCGCCGCGCTGTCATTCAGGCCACCGGCCAGTTTCAGCATCTCCTCCGCCCGGCTGCCGCCTTCGCCGGAAGCGCTGCTCGCCTGGCGGGCCGCGTCGTCCAACTGTTTCATCTGCGCCGTCGCGGCGACGGTGATGGACGCAAGTTCGGTGAGCGCCTGCCCATACTGGCGCGAGGTGGCGGCGAGGCCCTGCAGCGACAGCTCAACGCCGGCCAGCCCAGCCAGTTTCTCCGCCAGGCCGCCAAGCGTGCCGCCGATGCGTTGATACGACTCGTCGGTCTTCTTCGCATCCTGCTGAGCCTGGCGGTTAAATTTGGCGGATTGTTCCCCGGCGGTGCGGTAAGCCGCCGTCAGTTTGTTTTTAAAGTTGGTGTCATTCAGTTGCAGCCCGACGACCAACTGTGCGGTATCAGCCATTTCCCAGCACTCGCATAACGTCAGCACACTGCATATCAATACTGCTTTGCGCGGGCTGACCGGGTTGATGAACGGGGGCACTCTCCGCCGCATCGGCCGTCATGCCTTGCAGTTTGAAGTATGCCCGCCAGTGATTCAGGATGTGCGCCGGCAGCGCGGCGATCTTGCGAGGATCCGACTCACCCCAGCGATCGGCCAGTTGGAACACCAACATCAGCCAGGGCGAGTCAGTCAGTTTTTTTCCGCTTCCTCGAGGCTGCCGACCGCATGGCGCTTAACGGCACCGATGGCCTCGACCAGGGTCGGGTTGTCGTGCGCCGCCAGCAGATCGTCTACGCTCGGCAAGGCGCCGGCCGGAATGCGTTTACCGTCTGGCGTCATCAGGCAAGACAGCAGCAGCTGCACGTTGAGCTGCGCGGCTTTGTTCATATCACCGCTATCGATGGCGGCCTTCATGCCGTCTTCGTTTTCCTGCAGCTCTGCGGCTTTCAGGCGGCGGATGAAGGCCTTGGCGCCAAAGATCTGCGTTTCGATCACGTGATCGTCGGATTTCAGCAGCGCCGCTTTCAGCGCTTTCAGATCGTATTTCTCAGTCATCGGTTTTTCCTTGTTCATATAATGTGCTCTGCATGAAGAAAGTTGCCGCAGGCCACATGGCCCGCGGCGGAAGCGATCGCGTCGAGCGCACTCAGGCGTTAACCCAGCGCGATCGTCGGTTCGTCACACCTTCGGGGTGACCGAGCCCCAGGTGTTGCTGTTTTGCTTGCCCTGAACGGTAATCTGAATGACTTCACTCGCCGGAGCAGTGATCTCATTCATTTTCCAGCCGGACAGCGACAGGATGGAGGTGGAGGTGCGGCCGTTAGGCAGCTCGACGTAAAACTGCACCGTTTCGCGCTTGTCCGCCGCATTCAGCAGCGCCGCGAAATCGGCGTTGGACGGATCGTCGATGAAACCGATGGATTTTTCCGCGCCTTCCGGCAGGTCGGAAATAAACTGCTTGGCGGTATCCAGCAGCGTGGTGCAATCGACAAAACCGCCGGTTTGCCCCATTTCACCCACCGCTTTACAGTTGGTCAGCGCCTTCATGGCCGTCGGTGCAGCCCCAACGGTGCCCCATTTGACGATAGTGCCGGCAGGCAGCATGGCGTATTCTGGCGAAGTTTTATCAGCCATAGTTTTTCTCTCTCTTTTTGATGAAGGATGGTAGCGGTCGCTACCGGTTTTCGATGCCATAGCGGACGTTAGCCGCCAGGATGCGTAACACTTGGTGCTTATGGTGATCCAGCGCAGGGCGAATAAACGGGGCGGCGGCTTGCGTTGCCGTGCCGTACTCCTGCGCCAGGGCTCTGTGGTAATGCTGTTTACTGGGGCCAACACGCAACGTCACCGCGTTCCATCCGGTAACGACCGGGCGTATCGCGATGCCGGCGCTCAGCGAGGGTTCGCGGTTTGACGCCCCCCGATCGGCACACTGCCGCATCGTGCTAAGTAGCGGCGCCAACGCGGCATAGCCGGCCTCCGGCAGAATGTGGCTGGCGACATCGCGCCGAATCGTTTCCAATCGGCGAGTCAATTCCGCCATACCGGAAACGTTCATGGCGATCACACCGCCACCTCGGAATAGGTGATGAGGTAATCGCGCACCATCCGGTACTGAACGCGGTTATCAGCCAGGGGCGTGGCGCTCTGCAAAAGGGTGCTGCGCGTGACCGCCTGTACCGGCCATTGGCCAATATGGCCATGCCTAACCCCTTCCCAGGCGTTCAAAACCGCCTTATCCAGAGCGATCAGCCGGGAGTAATCGTCAATCACATACAGCACGATCTGAAAACGGCCCTGCACCAGCGAGCTGTCAACCAGACCGGTATTCACTTTCAGATCGCTGATCTTCTGATAGGTCACGCCTTCTTGCTGAGGATCCGGCAAGATCAGCGGGTAAGCCGCCAGATGGGTTAGCGCGGCCAGCGAGCGTTGGATTTCATCTTCTATCATTTGGGCAAGGTCTCCGTCGTTTTGAGGGTTGAATCGTTCTGCAAACGCATTCGGGCATCAGGAAAGGAACAGTGCACGTTCCGCTGCACGCCGGGCAACCAACCCATCGAGCCGCACGCCGCCCGCATTTACCCAGCGCCCGAACTGGTCGGCCGCCCCTTGCCGATCGCCGGCATTCAGCCGGCGCAGCAGCGTCGAGTTCTCCAACGCGCGCAGGCCCAGGTTATAGGCAAAGCTCACCAGCGCATCGAACTGCCCCTGCGTGATCGTCACCGCCACCCGCCTTTCGACGCCCTGTTCGAATTGGGCAATACCGCACAGCAGCAAACGCTCGGCCGTTACGGCATCGATCGCCATGCCGGCACCCACTTTTCGGCCTGCAACCGGCTGAGTCCACCCGTAGCCGATGGTCCAAACGCCGACCGAGTCCTGATAAGCCTGCAACCGCAAGCCTTCGAAACGCTTAATCAGCGCCATGCCATCGTCACTTATCTTCATGGTTTCCTCCTGACGCTTTATTGAGAAATCGGCGTTCCAATGCCTTGATCAACGATGCTCCCGACCACCCCGCCATGCCGCATACGCCGCCCATCACCTCCGAAGGCCAGTCGTAATGCAGTGCAATCATCACCATGGTCAAACCGGCGAAAATAGAGACGAACAGCTGCAAAAACAGCGTCCTCCAGCTAAAGGTTTCGCCATTCAAGACCTTGAAGGAATAGCTGGCGATCGCCCCCAGCAGCGTCATGCCGAAAGCAAGCAGCATTGAAAGGATGTTTGGTTCATTTTTCCAAGGCATAATCATTACCCTCCCCTTACCGGGGCATAACCCGATGTTCGGGAGTCATGGAAAAGAGCGGCTAAATGCGGCCCCCCTCTCCGTCGTTCCTGTTCCATTTAAAAAGCGGCCATTTACGCGGTTGAAAATGGCTTATTCGTTCTGCTCAACCTGGGCAGATAAATAAGGATTGCGCTGTTTTATAAAGAAGAGGGATTAGCCTCTCGTCGTGGTCATTCAATGACAGCTATTATTCAGTGAGTGATTGACCGTTTTGACAAGGAGGCTAAAAATGAAAACCCCGCCGGAGCGAAGTTTATCTGTCGTGTGGCGGTGCCGGCAGCGACTCAGTTTTATCAGATTACGCGCTTATTTGCGTACGCGTGAGTCTTTTATTATAAAAAAACTAAACCCCGCCGCAGCGAGGTTTATTTATCGTGCGACGGCGCCGGCAACGACTCAGTTTTATCAGATTACGCGCTTATTTGCGTACGCGTGAGTCTTTTATCATAAAAAAACTACCGCAGCGCGGTTTAGTTATCGTGCGGTGGCGCCGGCAACGACTCAGCTTTATCAGATTACGCGCTTATTTGCGTACGCGTGAGTATTTTATGATAAAAAAAACAAAACCCCGCCGCAGCGAGGTTTTGTTATCGTGCGACGGCGCCGGCAACGACTCAGTTTTATCAGATTACGCGCTTATTTGCGTACGCGTGAGTATTTTATGATAAAAAAAACCGCCGGAGCGAGGTTTAGTTATCGTGCGGCGGCGCCGGCAACGACTCAGTTTTATCAGATTACGCGCTTATTTGCGTACGCGTGAGTATTTTATGATAAAAAAAACCCCGCCGGAGCGAGGTTTAGTTATCGTTCGGCGGCACCGGCAACGACTCAGATTTATCAGATTACGCGCTTATTTGCGTACGCGTGAGTATTTTTTAAATTATTGCAACGCGCATACGCTATTATTATTCCTGATGTCACAGTGAAACGAGAAATAAGCCCTCATCAACTTCAACGGCAGCCGTTTCAGCGATCCATACTCAATTTTATATCCAACATCGCCAGGCATCCCCCGATGAATCCTTCCGCCGTTTGCATCTCTTTGCGTATCGTACCGTCTGAACATTTCCTTTTCAGGGCAATCTTGCGCAGAGATATGCCATAAACATGGTGGGCAATGATGAGATCGAACTCTTCGGGTTTGTATTTCTTCAATCTGCCCACGCAACCGTCGATCACCAGGCCGTCATCATCGCAGCAGGAGAGCTCGCCATTCGATTTATAGGACAATAACCCTTTGAACCCGGCGGCAATGGGGGAATAATCGATGCCGCTGTTATCCCTGGCCCATACGCCCCACCGCTCCAACACTTCATTCATATCTCTCATGCTTCCACCTCCTTTGGGCGTTTGCCACATCGCCAGGGCTCCATGTCACTTACCGACGTCGGTCGAGCCGTTGTGCTGCTCGGCGTGCGCCAACGCGCAACAACCGATCCGCCCGGCTTGCTCGCCGAGGGATGTCGCACCAAATACTGTATAAATAAACAGTATCAAGTATACCCAGAGGTATCTTTTTTTCAATAGCGAAAATCCATTTACCTGCAGGTAAATTTAGGTACGATGACCTGATGAAAAGCGAGCAAAAAATGCACCTGCAGGAGATGCGACGAGAGCGCCTGATCATCCTGATCGATAACCTCGGCGTAGGGGGCCAAAAGCGCCTGGCCGAGGCGCTTGGCATTGCCGCAGACTATGTTTCCCGTTTGCTCTATCCGCCGGGCAAGAAAGGGAAAAAAGGCATCAGTGGCGACATGGCGCGAAGAATTGAGCAGTACTTCGCCGTGCAAATCGGCTGGCTGGATGGCCTGGAGCAAATCGGGTTACGCCCCGTCAGGCAGAAGACTTCGCAGGCCTTGGGTAAAACGCTGCCGCTGCTGGCGTGGACATTGCCGTTGTCTCATGAACAGCTGCGCAAAGGAACGACCGTCCACTACCCGGCGATGGTGCAATGCAGCGCTCAGGCCTACTGGTTGCCGGTGCGGGATGACACGATGAACGGCTCTGCCGGCGCCAATTACCCAAAGGGCGCCTTGATACTTGTCGAACCCGTTACTACCGGCATAACCGAGCTCGTGTCCGGCGATAAGGTGATAGCGAAACGCTGCGACAGCGCCGAGCTCATCTTTAGAAGATATGTCGAGGAAGTTGGGCATCGATGGCTTAAGGGAAGCATGCCGGGTTGCCCGGCGCTAAATGCCGATGAGTACGCGATTATCGGGATGGTGCTTGGCGCCTGGCTGCCCTAGCCCATGTGCCTGCGTTGAGAACCGCATAAAGCAAAAAACCGCCAACCTTGCGGCTGGCGGTTTTTTTGCACTCAGGGTGCCGGTACTGCTTTATCATGGTGCCGGCTACCGGAATCGAACTGGTGACCTACTGATTACAAGTCAGTTGCTCTACCTACTGAGCTAAGCCGGCTGAATTTGGCGGAAGGACAGAGATTCGAACTCTGGGAGCTGTTACACTCGACGGTTTTCAAGACCGTTGCCTTAAACCACTCGGCCATCCTTCCAATGGGCGCTGATATTAGCGATACCGTTATGAAATGTCTATCGTTTTCATGCAAAAAAATCGCATCGGCGGTACAGTTGCCTAAACTTCAGGCCTTAAACGCTTAAAAAATGAAAAGCCCCGTGAAAACGAGGCTTTTTTGTTCGGCCGAAACGCGGTTATTTCGGCTGCGAATCGTAGTCTGAACAGGTTTGATAGCCTTTGTTCATAACGTGGCCCGTATCGTTGTAGCTGACAAAATACGTCTGCACCTTGCCGTCGCGCGGCGCCACCGCATAGGTGTCGCAGGTACCCTGCGCGTGAACCAGCGTGGCGGTTGTCGACGGCGGACCGGCAATCGCCCGCACCTGCTGCTTGGTCATCCCTACTTTGACATCGCTAACCACCGGCTCGTTGACATAACTGGTTGCCCGGTCATAGGCGGTACAGCCGGCAAGAATGGAAAATACCGCCGCAGTGCCGACGGCCAACACCAACTTCTTCGTCATAGCTTGTCCTCTTGGAGTGCGTTTGTTGTCCCCTAAGTCTAGAAGCGGAAAGGCTTTTCTACAAATTCCCCTTTGTCGATCGGTGCGTTTTTTCTCACGAGCGGCCATCGCGGGCGCGACATCGGATTCAAAAACCGAAATCGCTCAAGGCCGGGATATCGTCCGGGCGTCGACCGAGCGGCCAATGGAAACGCCGATCCTGCTCGCGGATCGGCATGTCGTTAATGCAGGCATGACGATTGATCATTAACCCATCCTGATTGAACTCCCAGTTTTCGTTACCGAAGCTGCGATACCAGTCGCCGGAATCATCGCGCCATTCATAAGCGAAACGCACCGCAATGCGCGCGCCGTCAAACGCCCACAGTTCCTTAATCAGCCGATACTCCAGCTCTTTCGCCCACTTGCGTTGCAAAAAACCGACCACCGCCGCGCGGCCGTCGACAAATTCCGCGCGATTCCGCCAGTGGGTATCGAGCGAATACACCTGCGACACCCGCTCAGGCTCGCGGCTGTTCCACGCATCCTCCGCCAGCCGCACTTTTTCAATGGCCGAGTCGCGGGTAAAAGGCGGCAATGGGGGTTTAATGCTCATGTTCATCTCCTGGGTGAAGGTATGTAGACAACTCTGTCTACAATATTACGCTAGCGCATGTAGACAGAGTTGTCTACAATCACCCGAAAATAGCCCGGGAGAAAATGATGACCGCCGATCTCAACGCCTTGCCCGCCCGCCAGCGCATTTTGCTGACGGCGCACGATCTGTTTTATCAGGAGGGGATCCGCGCCACCGGCATCGATCGCATCATCAAGGAATCAGGGGTGACCAAGGTGACGTTCTACCGCCACTTTCCCAGCAAGAACGACCTGATTACGGCGTTTTTGGCCTATCGCCATCAGCAGTGGCTGGGCTGGTTCAGCGCATCGTTGGCGCGCCATGTGGCGCAGGCCGGCGGGCTGCTGCCGGCGCTGGCCCCCTGCCTGGCGGAATGGTTCGACGATCCGCGCTTTCGCGGCTGCGCATTTATCAATACGGCGGTGGAGATCGCCGACCTGCTGCCGGAAAGCCTGCAAATCGCCAGCCAGCATAAGCGGCAGATGACGGATGAGTTGGCGCGCCACCTGCCCGCCGGCCCACAGCGGGAACAGCACGCAGCGATGCTGGCGATGTTGATCGACGGCGCCATTGTCAGGGTGCAGATAGAGCGGCAACCACAGGCAGCGCTGCAGGTGCTGGATGCCACGCTGACAATACTGGCGCAAGGCGGCTTCGATCAGTAATTGGCCCAGATGCCCGGCGTCACCAGCTCCAACAGGTGGGCGTCGGGATCGCGAAAATAAATGCTCTCGCCGCCCTGCTCCCAACGCATTCGTCCCTCAATCTCCACGCCGTTGGCCATCAGATGCCGTTCCCAATGCAGCAGCTGTTCTTTCGCCACCGCCAGCCCGATATGCGCCGGCCCCACGCCATCGTGAGCGGGAATAAAGCCGGTCGGATACTGCGCCCCGCGCAGCGAATCACCCTCGACAAACAGCAGCAATACGCTCCGATCGCCGACGTTATAGGCGCGAAATCGCTCGTTGGCGACCATCACCGGCAGCTGCAGCACCTCTCGATAGAAAGCGTCCGCGCGCTCAATATCGCTGACGTACAACACCGTCTCGATCACTTTATCGATCTTGAGCTCCATATCACCTCCGCTCTGTTTGCTGTATTGACAGCGTAGGCCGAGGGGCGGAAACCCAAAGCGCTTCCCGTGCCGCTCACGGATCAATCCGTGCTTCTTTACAGGCAAAAAAAAGCGCGGCCCGAAGGCCGCGCGATGACATTCACATGCAGAGGCTTAGAACTGGTAAACCAGGCCCACGGCAACCACGTTGTCGGTGTTGATACCGGCAGCTTGGGTGAAGTCGTTGTTGTCCAACAGGTTGATTTTGTAGTCAACATAGGTGGACATGTTTTTGTTGAAGAAGTAGGTCGCGCCCAGGTCGACGAATTTGACCAGATCTTCATCACCGTAGTCCTTGCCGTTGCCGGCGCGGCCCAGGTCTTTACCTTTGGTCTGGTTATAGCCTACGAACGGACGCAGACCGAAGTCGAACTGGTAGTGCGCGTAGGCTTCGAAGCTCTGCGCCTTGTTGGCGTAACCGAAAGCATCGCTGGTAGAGCTACCGAAACGCGCCGCGTTGTAAGACTGGGTGAACATCACAGCCAGGTAGGTATCGTTGG is part of the Serratia surfactantfaciens genome and encodes:
- a CDS encoding VOC family protein produces the protein MELKIDKVIETVLYVSDIERADAFYREVLQLPVMVANERFRAYNVGDRSVLLLFVEGDSLRGAQYPTGFIPAHDGVGPAHIGLAVAKEQLLHWERHLMANGVEIEGRMRWEQGGESIYFRDPDAHLLELVTPGIWANY